The sequence aacttggtcaaagttaaaggAATTTCACTTAGGACAAAGTCAAAGTGAAATATAATTTATAAATATCAGTGGTAATATGTACAGTAAAATAGCTAAATATTGTTCGTATTTAACTGATTCACACAACTGTACAACAACACATTTTAATTAGTGTTTGACTTATTTTTAATCTAAATAATAGAGAACTATTGAATTATCTCTATTTTTACATTTATATTGAGACCTCTAGAAGTGCACAATTATTATTGTCAGATATCTTCAAATTTTTGTAAGGTACTACAGTTTTTCAAGAAAAACATTTTATTTCTGAAACATGGTATTGGTTGTAGTATATATAAGAGAAATGAATCAGAACGGATGTGCATGCTGGAAATAAAATGGGATGGCAGCTGATGCTTCCTCCAAACATGGAATAGAAGCTAGAGATAAATTATTTTCTCATTAAATAGCTTTTGCCATAGGCTAATCTATCTTCTCTAGCTCACTTTCAGCCTCTTCAAGAAAGGTTCAGTACATAAAAAGTTGTATCCATAAAAAGGGTTATTAAATTGTGTTTAGTAGAGAGGATAACTATCTTATTCTTAAATGATATCTTTTTCATATACAATATCAATATTGAAtgtatatcaatgaaaatggcaaATGTATATGAAACTGTAAAATTATACCTCCATATATGTCATGTCATCAAAGCCAGCGATACAAAAGAGAACAATAGAAGACATTAATGGCCAATTTTTAAACAAGTTCTTATTCATAGTCAAAGTGATATGTTGCTCAACATTCTCTTCAGCACCAGCCAAATAGCCATTAATAGTCTTTGTTGCCTGATCTTGCTCTTTCTCAAGTTTGTGTGTATGCAATGTCTCCTGAAACAAATTGGTAACACTACCATTAACCAATGTTATCCTAACGTTAAATGGTAAACAGTTAGTCACTTGCTGTTTAGCCATTATCTGGGCTAAACAAGTACTTAAACAGACAAAACAATCATTTAAACATGATAAATGGCCAATTTAAAGGAAATGGTGTGTAAATGGACTAAACGACCATTTTAGGCGAATAGTCcttttaatagaaataaatctctGAGCATCATTAGCTGATCAGTCATAAAAGTAGAACATaacacaaaaaataaaaaaaattataggaCTAAAAAATATCTAATAGATTCTTAATGATTATCTTATCCACCTAGCCATCCTACTAGCTCAAAAAAGATATTAGAATAACACTAGATCCTCCGCATTACACTTGGAGCTGGTGCAGAGAAAATATATTTGTGCTAGTTCTTAATAAGACCTGGCGGTGATAAACTACCGTGTGCTTGTAGTTTTGAAGCAAAGGAGAGCACACTCATTCTTTGACTAGTATATGTAAATGATGTGCTAAGAAAGAATATTGGAGATGCACACTATACACAATACCTCACATTCACTACACATACATGATCAACATATAGCTCAGAATGGAGCAAAGTTATCCTGATATGAGAATGGTTTCCTATACAATAACTATAAACTTACATACATTCCAACTTCCAAATCGAGGCTTATTTGTCATTTCTAGTTCTCTATGCTAGTTctctatatataagaaaataataGCACTTGTTAACCACACGTACCTGGAGACAAACACAGCTCAACAGAATACCAAGGCAAAAGACCGTTATACATAAACAAGGTAAGAAATATGGAAACCTATTAAGTTTAAGAATTTGTAAGCTGAagtaaaattatattaaattaaTTGAAGTACACGCATATGTTACACGATTACCTTCCAAACAATGAGTTGGCAGGAAACAATTTTGGATATTTCTCTGTTGGCTGTCAATTGGAAGAAAAGAATAAGAATAACATGGATGCATGATTATGTGGGATATGAATAAAACTCCAAATTTCTAAGGATTTAACGAATACCTGTGCAAGATAGCCACCAATGGATGGCCCAAGAATAAGACCTATTGCCCATGAAGTGCTAATCTAATCATATAAAACAAGTATATCATTTGAAATGTTCCCTTTATAAATATATTGGAAATTAACCATACAGCTATGATATGTGTAGTTCTTACAAGTGACAATCCAATAGCATGATGCTCAGGTCGAGAAACTTCAACAGCATAGGCCTGCAAATATCAGTTGTCTTGTTAATAACTATACCATTGTTGGGTTCAATGAAGAAATTTAAGTAAATTGGTTATAAATATATATCATACTCTTAAGGTTCCAAGTAATCCATTCAAAGAACCAAGAAGAAATCTGGTAGCTAGTGCCATCCAGTAGTGGACACTCAGTCCAAACAAAGTATTGAAGACAAGCCTGATAAAGAAGTAATAGGCCACAAATAAGCAGAGATACAACACAAAAGACAGTTCAAGATTCCTCACTACAGCTAGCTTTATTTAGTATTATGAATAAAAAATACTGACGTAGTAAAAATTCCAAACACAATAACTGGCTTCCTCCCAATACGGTCTGCTACCATTCCCCAAAAGGTAGAAGTTAAGGCTCTACCGAGCATTAATGAAGCACCTGCGAAAATTAAGAATACGTAGGCCATTGAAATAGATAAGAAAGTTAGTGTTCTTTTTAGAAAGTTTTAGGACTAAAAGCAGTTAAATCACTAGGGAAGTTCTTACCTACGAAACCCGCATAGAATCCAATATCTTCTACTCGTTTGGCAACATGCAGGTCTCTTATCTGTTATCAAGAACAAACTCAAACTCAAGGTGGACCATGTTTGCTAAAAAGAGCTAGTACAATACTTATATCATAACATGTCAATATGCAGATATGGAGTCCTATTATACTTCGCAGTAGGCTGACTAGAAAATTTACATGGTTCATGTGGAGGAGTGAACATACCACACTACAACTCAAATTTAGAGAAAAACTTGACCACACATAAATCTTTCCATTAGTACACTTGAAGTTGCTACCTATCATATCAAACCAAACTTTGATGTCTGGAAGGTATAGTATGAGAATGAATATATGCTAATATATTTCAACATTGTTGATATTACAGTTCAACAAAAAACACATAAATGAATGAATTATACAAGGTGGATACTACAAAATCTAGAGCCGAGAAAGAACTCAGAAAGGCAATGCAATGCTCAAGGTGTCATTCATGCATGACGATGACATAAAGGCAGGCTGAAATTTGAACATATATACCATGAAGTATATGAATGGAAATATTGATGATATTGGCAAACCTGAAATTC comes from Miscanthus floridulus cultivar M001 unplaced genomic scaffold, ASM1932011v1 fs_675_3_4, whole genome shotgun sequence and encodes:
- the LOC136532633 gene encoding probable peptide/nitrate transporter At3g43790, which gives rise to MAGCSEGEAAVPLLEEQEQPTVVYFDGCPGCIIDREKAESTGIPYWRFFHIWIINLVVCLPISSIFPFIYFMIRDLHVAKRVEDIGFYAGFVGASLMLGRALTSTFWGMVADRIGRKPVIVFGIFTTLVFNTLFGLSVHYWMALATRFLLGSLNGLLGTLRAYAVEVSRPEHHAIGLSLISTSWAIGLILGPSIGGYLAQPTEKYPKLFPANSLFGRFPYFLPCLCITVFCLGILLSCVCLQETLHTHKLEKEQDQATKTINGYLAGAEENVEQHITLTMNKNLFKNWPLMSSIVLFCIAGFDDMTYMEV